From one Coffea eugenioides isolate CCC68of chromosome 11, Ceug_1.0, whole genome shotgun sequence genomic stretch:
- the LOC113754271 gene encoding putative receptor protein kinase ZmPK1 encodes MANRNQPVNGKHSGLSLQDSGNLLLTDAGQFSVWTSNTKSNSSVQLKLQDNGNLVLSTSDGEFLWQSFDFPTNTLLPGQLFTSETILVSSRSTTNYSSGFYKLYFDSDSVLHLRYEGPEITTVYWPDPWLNIWDAGRSSFNGSKIAVLDESGYFQSSDLLQFYTSDHGIGPLRRLVLDVDGSLRVHSLDKANGSWRVTWVHNSEPCKIHGICGTNSLCIYDPEAGRKCTCIPGYRMINQTDWSYGCEPDFQVSCTNESASGFIQLLHVEYYGYDIGYFPNSSLESCKSLCLNYCECKGFQYKFDLTMGYYSCYLKTILFNGYRSQNYQDPIYIRLPALNGKHRLLVYEYMEHGSLAKNLYSDKLDWKKKYEIALGTAKGLAYLHEECLEWVLHCDVKPQNILLNSDYQPKVADFGLSKLLNRSAIDNSMFSKIRGTRGYMAPEWVFNLPITSKVDVYSYGIVVLEMITGRRSTGNHANDESIVVEPRRLVTWVKENIKGTAERASEIKDIVDPTIKGDFDMGRMGILIDVALKCAEEDKDARPTMRQAVDMLLHQDCNE; translated from the exons ATGGCCAATCGAAATCAACCTGTCAATGGAAAACATTCTGGCCTCTCTCTGCAGGATTCAGGGAATCTGTTATTGACAGATGCAGGGCAGTTCAGTGTTTGGACAAGTAATACAAAATCAAACTCTTCTGTCCAATTGAAACTTCAAGACAATGGCAATCTTGTTCTCAGCACTTCTGATGGTGAATTCCTTTGGCAAAGTTTTGACTTCCCAACCAATACACTTCTTCCCGGGCAGTTGTTTACTAGTGAGACAATTCTTGTATCTTCCAGAAGCACAACCAATTATTCTTCTGGTTTTTACAAGTTGTACTTTGATAGTGATAGTGTCCTACATCTTCGGTATGAGGGTCCTGAAATAACTACTGTATATTGGCCTGATCCATGGTTAAATATTTGGGATGCTGGGAGATCATCTTTTAATGGTAGTAAGATTGCTGTGTTAGATGAATCTGGCTATTTTCAGTCATCTGATCTGCTGCAATTTTATACATCTGATCATGGCATTGGACCATTGAGAAGATTGGTTCTTGACGTCGATGGCAGCCTTCGGGTCCACAGTCTAGATAAAGCTAATGGAAGTTGGCGAGTTACATGGGTACACAATTCTGAACCGTGCAAGATCCATGGTATTTGTGGCACCAACAGTTTATGTATCTATGATCCTGAGGCCGGAAGAAAATGCACCTGTATTCCAGGATACAGGATGATAAATCAGACGGATTGGTCTTATGGATGTGAGCCTGATTTCCAAGTCTCTTGCACTAATGAAAGTGCTTCAGGTTTTATTCAACTCCTCCATGTCGAATATTATGGATATGATATTGGCTACTTTCCTAATTCCTCCTTGGAGAGTTGTAAAAGTTTATGCCTGAATTACTGTGAATGCAAAGGGTTTCAGTACAAATTTGATCTAACAATGGGCTACTATAGTTGTTACCTAAAGACTATTTTGTTCAATGGGTATCGTTCACAGAATTATCAGGATCCTATTTACATAAGATTGCCTGCGCTTAAT GGGAAACATAGGCTTTTGGTGTATGAATACATGGAGCATGGTTCACTAGCGAAAAATCTTTATTCAGATAAACTTGATTGGAAAAAGAAGTATGAAATTGCTCTTGGTACAGCAAAGGGACTTGCTTACTTGCATGAAGAGTGCTTAGAATGGGTTTTGCATTGTGATGTGAAACCCCAGAACATCCTTTTGAACTCTGATTATCAGCCAAAGGTAGCAGATTTTGGGCTCTCTAAATTATTGAATAGAAGTGCCATTGACAATTCAATGTTCTCCAAGATTAGAGGAACTAGAGGATACATGGCACCTGAGTGGGTGTTTAATCTCCCCATCACCTCAAAAGTTGACGTTTATAGCTATGGAATTGTTGTGCTGGAAATGATAACAGGACGGAGATCCACTGGGAACCATGCCAATGATGAGAGCATTGTGGTGGAGCCAAGAAGGCTGGTCACTTGGGTAAAGGAAAACATTAAGGGAACTGCTGAAAGAGCATCTGAGATCAAGGATATTGTAGACCCTACTATAAAGGGTGACTTTGATATGGGAAGGATGGGAATTCTGATTGACGTAGCTCTCAAGTGTGCAGAGGAGGACAAAGATGCTAGGCCTACTATGAGACAGGCAGTTGACATGCTTCTTCATCAAGACTGCAATGAGTAG
- the LOC113752436 gene encoding acetylornithine aminotransferase, mitochondrial-like produces the protein MSSSSHLFSINLVDFRHSRYSISQNRQVLSPLACLNVDVRAPDSVSSKPPALGQNAQRVKEIMEEENRVLVGTYARAPVVLSSGKGCKLYDIDGREYLDLTAGIAVNALGHGDPDWLQALTDQANTLTHVSNIYYSVPQVELAKRLVASSFADRVFFTNSGTEANEAAIKFARKFQRYLHPSEEQPPVEFIAFSNCFHGRTMGALALTSKEHYRIPFEPVMPGVNFLEYGDTQAATKLISSGKIAAVFVEPIQGEGGIYSATKEFLEALRTACDCAGALLVFDEVQCGLGRAGYLWAHEAYGVYPDMMTLAKPLAGGLPIGAVLTSERVAGCISYGDHGSTFAGSPLVCSAAIAVVDKILKPGFLASVSKKGKYFKDLLVKKLGGNAHVKEVRGLGLIIGIELDVPASPLVDACRQSGLLILTAGKGNVVRLVPPLVISEQELDIAAEILLDCLPALDGSS, from the exons ATGAGCAGCTCCAGTCATCTCTTCTCCATCAACCTAGTTGATTTCCGCCATTCACGTTATTCAATCTCCCAAAACCGTCAAGTTTTGTCCCCATTAGCCTGCCTGAATGTGGACGTCCGGGCACCAGATTCTGTCTCATCGAAGCCGCCAGCTTTAGGACAAAATGCTCAAAGGGTTAAAGAGATTATGGAGGAGGAGAACAGGGTTTTGGTGGGGACCTATGCTAGAGCCCCTGTTGTGCTCTCTAGCGGCAAAGGTTGTAAATTGTATGATATTGATGGTCGAGAGTATTTGGATTTGACTGCTGGAATTGCTGTTAATGCCCTTGGGCATGGTGATCCTGATTGGCTGCAGGCGCTGACTGACCAAGCTAATACTCTCACCCATGTCAGCAATATATATTATTCTGTTCCACAG GTTGAACTTGCCAAGCGTTTGGTTGCTAGCTCATTTGCTGATCGTGTATTCTTTACGAACTCTGGTACAGAAGCAAATGAAGCTGCAATAAAATTTGCAAGGAAATTTCAGAGATATTTGCACCCGAGTGAAGAACAGCCACCTGTGGAGTTCATTGCCTTCAGCAACTGCTTCCACGGAAGGACTATGGGAGCTCTTGCTTTAACAAGCAAGGAGCATTACAGAATTCCTTTTGAACCAGTGATGCCAGGAGTCAACTTTTTGGAATATGGCGATACCCAAGCAGCAACAAAGCTGATAAGTAGTGGCAAGATTGCAGCTGTTTTTGTAGAACCTATCCAGGGTGAAGGTGGTATATACAGTGCCACAAAGGAGTTCTTGGAGGCATTGCGCACAGCCTGTGATTGTGCTGGGGCACTTCTTGTCTTTGATGAG GTTCAATGTGGCCTAGGCAGGGCTGGTTATCTTTGGGCTCATGAAGCTTATGGCGTATATCCAGATATGATGACTCTTGCCAAACCTCTTGCTGGTGGTCTACCAATTGGGGCTGTGCTGACGTCTGAAAGGGTTGCTGGCTGCATTAGTTATGGAGATCATGGTAGCACCTTTGctggcagtcctcttgtttgtAGTGCTGCAATTGCCGTAGTAGATAAAATCTTGAAACCTGGATTTTTGGCCAGTGTCTCCAAGAAAGGCAAGTATTTTAAAGATTTGCTAGTTAAGAAATTAGGGGGAAATGCACATGTGAAAGAAGTACGGGGCTTAGGGCTTATTATTGGCATAGAGCTGGATGTACCGGCCTCACCACTCGTTGATGCATGTCGACAATCTGGTCTTCTCATTCTCACTGCAGGGAAAGGCAATGTGGTTAGGCTTGTCCCTCCATTAGTTATATCAGAGCAGGAACTAGACATTGCTGCTGAAATCTTGCTCGATTGTTTGCCAGCTCTTGATGGGAGTAGCTAG